The following proteins are encoded in a genomic region of Dyadobacter sp. UC 10:
- a CDS encoding SLC5 family protein, protein MNINLTALDATIFGIYILSVIGLGIYASREGEQTKRDYFLAGDKLPWWMIGGSIIASNISSHHLVGAMGMAYSRGFIAVAMEWGAIFMGFNALLWIFLPFYIRNGFYTVPEFLNKRFGGAARTTYAVLILLTYILVEISAVLYLGALSLHSLLNIPVVTSVVVLAVLTGVYTIVGGLRAVIWTEMLQLGVLVLGGIILTVATVDAAGGVDAVIATSEDWELILPANDPDFPWTMYLGGSLCISVFYCATNQFIVQRVLAAKNEWHARMGVIFADYLKFLIPLIITVPALVAPKLFPNLEKPDLLFPTLVQNLLPSGLVGLVMAGLIAAVMSHLSGAINSCTTILTMDIYLPYFSKQASEKQAVKFGRISGAIIIMIGILCTGLFLAHSDKPVFLYLLNAYGLFTPGIAAMFLLGILWKRTTHAGALTAGIMTIPLSLIIEFVFPQMPFLNRTGIVFWTCMAACILVSLVTTPKPEAELEGLIWNRASLTLPKADREQQRGIRNPFYWWALITAIVLFFYIKYA, encoded by the coding sequence ATGAACATTAACCTCACCGCGCTCGACGCGACGATATTTGGCATTTATATTCTCAGTGTAATAGGACTAGGCATTTACGCCTCCCGAGAAGGCGAGCAAACCAAGCGCGACTATTTCCTGGCAGGCGACAAACTGCCCTGGTGGATGATCGGCGGAAGCATTATCGCGTCGAATATCAGCAGCCACCACCTGGTAGGCGCAATGGGTATGGCATACAGCCGCGGGTTTATAGCAGTGGCAATGGAGTGGGGTGCTATTTTTATGGGTTTCAATGCATTGCTTTGGATTTTCCTCCCTTTTTACATCCGCAACGGGTTTTACACCGTACCGGAATTTTTAAACAAGAGGTTCGGGGGAGCTGCCAGAACAACTTACGCGGTGCTCATTTTGCTTACTTATATTTTGGTGGAAATCAGCGCCGTGCTTTACCTGGGCGCACTGTCACTGCACTCATTATTGAACATTCCGGTGGTGACGAGCGTAGTTGTACTGGCTGTACTGACGGGCGTTTACACCATTGTCGGGGGACTGCGCGCGGTGATCTGGACTGAAATGCTGCAACTTGGCGTGCTGGTACTGGGCGGGATTATACTCACCGTCGCCACCGTGGATGCGGCGGGCGGGGTGGATGCAGTCATCGCAACTTCCGAAGATTGGGAGCTCATTCTCCCGGCTAATGATCCCGATTTTCCCTGGACCATGTATCTCGGCGGCTCGCTTTGTATCAGCGTGTTTTACTGTGCTACCAACCAGTTTATCGTGCAACGCGTATTGGCTGCGAAAAACGAGTGGCACGCGCGCATGGGCGTTATTTTTGCTGATTATCTCAAATTCCTGATCCCGCTCATTATTACGGTTCCTGCATTAGTTGCACCCAAACTGTTCCCGAACCTGGAAAAACCCGATCTTCTTTTTCCTACACTGGTGCAGAATCTGCTTCCGTCCGGATTGGTCGGGCTGGTGATGGCGGGGCTGATCGCAGCAGTGATGTCGCATCTTTCCGGGGCTATCAATTCGTGCACTACGATTCTGACAATGGATATTTATCTTCCCTATTTCAGTAAACAAGCCTCTGAGAAGCAGGCTGTGAAATTTGGAAGGATCTCCGGCGCCATCATTATCATGATCGGGATTCTTTGTACCGGATTGTTCCTTGCACATTCTGATAAACCCGTTTTCCTCTATCTGCTGAATGCATACGGCCTTTTCACACCCGGCATTGCAGCCATGTTCCTGCTGGGTATTTTGTGGAAAAGAACCACCCACGCCGGCGCGCTGACTGCCGGTATCATGACCATTCCTTTGTCCCTCATTATTGAATTTGTTTTTCCTCAAATGCCTTTTCTGAACCGCACGGGAATCGTTTTCTGGACTTGCATGGCAGCCTGCATTTTAGTGAGTCTGGTTACCACGCCCAAGCCGGAGGCGGAGCTGGAAGGGTTGATCTGGAACAGGGCAAGTTTAACCCTGCCCAAAGCTGACCGGGAACAGCAGCGGGGAATACGCAATCCATTTTACTGGTGGGCGCTCATTACCGCGATCGTTCTGTTTTTTTATATCAAATATGCTTGA
- a CDS encoding neutral/alkaline non-lysosomal ceramidase N-terminal domain-containing protein produces the protein MDPQPYPSFRNASFSGIFGVAQKDITPPAGIYSRNWGASEFDIAEGIHRPLMLTSLTIQATQKEKPVLIVAADLGWWKNAEDERYVRGEILKALALEAERLMFCLSHTHAGPGLCTDDAAKEGGALIAPYLQTVISQTVLAINEALSSAKSGVLTWEYGTCNLASNRDLPQPEQNRFLVGFNAEKIADDTLLVGRVTDDQGKILATLTNYACHPTTLAWDNRLISPDFIGAMRELVETETQAPSLFLQGASGDLSPAEQYSGDGKLADRYGRQLGYAVLATLESMLSPKSVLTYQRAVESGAPLAVWREEVGGVSNVFKINMIEIEYPLKPMPSLAELEAEWAKCDDRVLKERLWRKRCIRKVVGDGNTAVMPVWIWQLGDSLLVGQCNEAYSQFQMDVRAAFPSHAVAVMNVVNGSIGYLPPAAFYAEDMYAVWQTPFDKGSSEMLTERVLSQARLMISENNEH, from the coding sequence ATGGACCCACAGCCTTACCCATCGTTTAGAAATGCCTCTTTTTCAGGGATATTCGGTGTAGCCCAAAAAGATATCACGCCGCCAGCAGGCATCTACTCCCGCAACTGGGGCGCATCGGAATTTGATATTGCAGAAGGAATCCACCGGCCGCTCATGCTCACCAGCCTGACCATTCAAGCCACCCAAAAAGAAAAACCGGTCCTAATTGTGGCGGCTGACCTGGGCTGGTGGAAAAATGCGGAAGATGAACGATATGTGCGCGGGGAAATCCTGAAAGCATTGGCACTGGAGGCTGAGCGGCTGATGTTCTGTTTGTCGCACACCCACGCAGGTCCCGGCTTGTGTACAGATGATGCCGCTAAGGAAGGTGGGGCATTGATCGCCCCTTATCTTCAAACAGTTATCAGTCAAACTGTCCTCGCCATTAATGAAGCACTTTCTTCTGCAAAAAGCGGGGTCCTGACCTGGGAATATGGCACATGTAATCTGGCCAGCAACCGGGATTTACCACAGCCTGAGCAAAACCGCTTTCTGGTTGGGTTTAATGCGGAAAAAATCGCAGACGACACGTTGCTGGTGGGGCGGGTAACCGACGATCAGGGAAAAATTCTGGCGACACTTACCAACTACGCCTGCCACCCTACCACGCTGGCGTGGGACAACCGCCTCATTTCGCCCGACTTTATAGGTGCCATGCGCGAGCTGGTCGAAACCGAAACGCAGGCACCAAGCCTTTTCCTGCAAGGTGCTTCGGGCGACCTTTCTCCGGCCGAGCAGTATTCGGGCGACGGCAAGCTCGCCGACCGTTACGGAAGGCAGCTGGGTTATGCGGTACTGGCTACGCTGGAAAGTATGCTGAGCCCGAAATCCGTACTTACTTACCAGCGTGCAGTAGAGTCCGGCGCACCGCTTGCTGTCTGGCGGGAAGAAGTTGGGGGTGTTTCAAATGTGTTCAAGATCAATATGATAGAAATTGAATACCCGCTTAAACCAATGCCGTCTCTGGCAGAACTTGAAGCAGAATGGGCGAAGTGTGACGACCGGGTTTTAAAGGAGCGACTCTGGCGAAAACGCTGCATCCGCAAAGTGGTCGGCGACGGAAATACGGCTGTTATGCCTGTGTGGATATGGCAGCTGGGCGATAGTTTGCTGGTAGGGCAGTGCAACGAGGCATATTCCCAGTTTCAAATGGATGTGCGCGCTGCATTCCCGTCGCACGCGGTGGCAGTGATGAATGTGGTCAATGGCAGCATCGGTTACCTGCCGCCCGCCGCATTTTACGCGGAAGATATGTACGCTGTGTGGCAAACGCCCTTCGACAAAGGTTCCTCCGAAATGCTCACCGAGCGGGTTTTATCACAGGCCCGACTCATGATTTCTGAAAATAATGAACATTAA
- a CDS encoding SDR family NAD(P)-dependent oxidoreductase, with amino-acid sequence MDKLFEGKTVMLSGGLGDIGRSIATEFARQGAHIGIGDILPESGATQFLEEIKNFGVKVHYCQLDITDATAVQNWVIDVENELGVASLIIANAATVTIARIHEITPEQWARELRVNLDGAFYLTQAATARLLHHNQPGRVVFVGSWAAGSVHAHIPAYSVSKAGLRMLCQCMALELAPHQILVNEVAPGYVEAGLSAGIWGNNPGLKDISREKVPIKKIISPQSVARQVIQLCHPENEHMTGSTVLMDGGLSLLT; translated from the coding sequence ATGGATAAATTATTCGAAGGTAAAACGGTCATGCTCAGTGGCGGACTAGGGGATATCGGTCGTTCCATAGCCACAGAATTCGCCAGGCAGGGCGCGCATATTGGTATCGGTGATATTTTGCCGGAATCGGGCGCAACGCAATTTTTAGAAGAAATAAAAAATTTTGGTGTCAAAGTGCATTATTGTCAACTCGATATTACCGACGCCACTGCGGTCCAAAACTGGGTGATCGACGTAGAAAACGAGCTGGGTGTCGCCAGCTTAATTATCGCCAACGCCGCAACTGTGACCATCGCCCGCATTCACGAAATCACCCCGGAACAATGGGCGAGAGAACTTCGGGTGAACCTCGACGGCGCTTTTTACCTCACGCAGGCAGCAACCGCTCGACTGTTGCACCACAATCAGCCGGGTAGGGTAGTGTTTGTCGGAAGTTGGGCGGCAGGCTCCGTTCATGCACATATCCCTGCTTATTCGGTTTCGAAAGCGGGTTTGAGAATGCTGTGTCAATGCATGGCGCTGGAACTGGCGCCGCATCAGATTCTGGTGAATGAAGTCGCACCGGGTTATGTGGAGGCTGGATTAAGTGCCGGTATCTGGGGCAATAATCCAGGTTTGAAGGATATATCAAGAGAAAAAGTGCCGATTAAAAAAATTATCAGTCCTCAGTCCGTCGCGCGGCAGGTCATACAACTTTGCCATCCGGAAAATGAACACATGACAGGCAGTACCGTGCTCATGGATGGAGGATTATCGCTGCTTACCTGA
- the dgoD gene encoding galactonate dehydratase — MKITSIETLVCHARMRNWIFVKVVTDQPGLWGWGEATLEWHTRSVVGAIEDLSQLLIGEDPRRIEHLWQMMYRQHFWHGNGIVRGTAISGIDIALWDIAGKIHGVPTHHLWGGRVRDHIRLYCHLGGGKMEDFYQTRPDDANRFGELAQKAVEDGFTAFKSMAVPETMPLEGLKPIHYAEACVASMREAVGDNIDIMVDCHARPSPRMGMQFAKALEPYGLYFFEEPCWPETLEDIALIQRAVKTPIASGERLVGVHAFRELLEKRAVSVIQPDITHCGGLSEVRRIAAMAEAYRVAVAPHNPQGPVSTAASIEFGFATPSYIICESVHSDVPWRDAVVSEGFTVEKKGRIVLPNEKPGLGIEINEEEVRKHPFEQEVLQRSFYGDGSVGDW, encoded by the coding sequence ATGAAAATTACGTCCATTGAGACACTGGTCTGTCACGCCCGTATGCGTAACTGGATCTTCGTGAAAGTAGTAACAGATCAGCCCGGACTGTGGGGATGGGGTGAGGCTACGCTGGAATGGCATACGCGGTCGGTGGTCGGGGCTATTGAAGACCTTTCACAGCTTCTGATCGGCGAAGATCCGCGGCGCATCGAGCATCTCTGGCAAATGATGTACCGCCAGCACTTCTGGCACGGGAACGGCATTGTGCGCGGTACGGCCATCAGCGGGATCGATATTGCGCTCTGGGATATTGCCGGAAAAATTCACGGCGTTCCCACGCATCATTTGTGGGGCGGCCGGGTGCGCGATCATATTCGGCTGTATTGTCACTTAGGCGGTGGCAAAATGGAGGATTTTTACCAGACCAGGCCTGATGATGCCAACCGCTTCGGCGAGCTGGCGCAGAAAGCGGTGGAGGATGGCTTTACTGCTTTTAAATCCATGGCCGTGCCGGAAACGATGCCGCTGGAAGGTTTGAAACCAATCCATTATGCCGAAGCCTGCGTGGCGTCCATGCGGGAAGCAGTGGGCGACAACATTGATATTATGGTCGATTGTCACGCGCGGCCCAGTCCGCGAATGGGTATGCAGTTTGCCAAAGCACTGGAACCTTACGGTCTCTACTTTTTCGAAGAACCCTGCTGGCCCGAAACGCTGGAAGACATCGCCCTCATACAACGCGCTGTGAAAACACCCATTGCGAGCGGCGAGCGCCTTGTAGGCGTACACGCATTTCGCGAGTTGCTTGAAAAACGGGCGGTAAGTGTGATCCAGCCCGATATTACGCACTGCGGCGGATTGAGCGAAGTGCGGCGCATCGCTGCAATGGCCGAGGCGTATCGTGTAGCCGTAGCGCCGCACAATCCGCAAGGCCCGGTGAGTACTGCGGCTTCGATTGAGTTTGGTTTTGCTACGCCATCCTATATCATTTGTGAAAGTGTCCACAGCGACGTTCCCTGGCGGGATGCGGTTGTGAGTGAGGGTTTTACGGTTGAGAAAAAGGGCAGGATCGTTTTGCCAAATGAAAAACCCGGATTAGGGATCGAAATCAATGAGGAAGAAGTCCGGAAGCATCCCTTTGAACAGGAAGTGTTGCAGCGCTCATTTTACGGCGACGGGAGCGTTGGCGACTGGTGA
- a CDS encoding SMP-30/gluconolactonase/LRE family protein: MVKLPEIVLDHLCELGEGPVWDEVRQCILWVDITRGAIHQFFTKDKKHHVFNAGQMVGAIAPASDGRLIAALQHGFYMVDLEKDSMYAINDPEASLPGNRFNDGKCDPAGRFWAGTMSVSGQLKAGKLYLLNKDRSVSIKIDNVTCSNGMAWSPDCRTFYYIDTGLREVVAYDYNNANADIANRRSIIQIPPEEGYPDGMTIDSDGKLWIAMWGGWKVKRYDPLNGRLLDEIRLPVSLVTSCTFGGENLEDIYITTAGNGLSESERHLQPLAGSLFVVRQSGYRGIRHERMSMN, translated from the coding sequence ATGGTCAAACTGCCGGAAATTGTGCTGGACCATCTTTGTGAGCTGGGGGAAGGGCCGGTTTGGGATGAGGTCAGGCAATGCATTTTGTGGGTCGATATCACGCGGGGAGCGATTCATCAGTTTTTTACAAAAGACAAAAAACACCATGTTTTCAATGCTGGTCAAATGGTCGGAGCAATCGCGCCTGCATCAGATGGGAGGCTCATTGCTGCGTTGCAGCATGGATTTTACATGGTTGATCTCGAAAAAGACAGTATGTATGCGATCAATGATCCGGAAGCCTCTCTTCCCGGCAACCGGTTCAATGATGGAAAATGTGACCCCGCGGGACGATTTTGGGCGGGAACAATGTCGGTATCAGGTCAGTTAAAAGCAGGTAAACTGTATTTGCTGAATAAGGATCGCTCGGTTTCAATTAAAATAGATAACGTAACCTGCTCGAACGGCATGGCGTGGAGCCCTGATTGCAGGACGTTTTACTATATCGACACAGGCCTTAGGGAAGTGGTCGCCTACGATTACAACAACGCAAACGCCGACATTGCAAACAGGCGCAGCATCATACAGATACCGCCCGAAGAAGGCTATCCCGACGGAATGACCATCGACAGCGACGGTAAGTTATGGATTGCAATGTGGGGAGGTTGGAAGGTGAAAAGGTATGATCCTCTTAACGGCCGGTTGCTGGATGAAATCCGATTGCCCGTTTCGCTGGTTACCTCCTGTACTTTCGGCGGCGAAAACTTGGAGGATATTTACATTACCACCGCCGGTAACGGGCTTTCAGAATCAGAGCGCCATTTACAACCACTCGCAGGCTCCCTTTTTGTAGTCAGGCAAAGCGGCTACCGGGGGATCCGGCATGAACGGATGAGCATGAATTAA
- a CDS encoding hybrid sensor histidine kinase/response regulator transcription factor → MDHTNTQPTSLPIPLKTALYVLAFLVSTLTISTLPGQPVNFPKPEIISAEQGLPQGFIPGIVQDSRGLIWIATRNGLCRYDGQHIKIFRAGNGSPGDGSPGDGSPGDGSPRDGSPGDASPGDGSPRDGSPGDASPDHQTSLSSLGLESIKLADDKKIWVLSDQGDIDLFDPISETVVNYSKKPFFKKAFGNRFIKAFYTDSQNRLWLVFDKPGFACIDVETSRIRWYHDRENETDSLNTIKVRDLIQRKNGSVWLASKNGIFSIDRKTGNLIRYSSSDADFEDIEKSTYTLKERHNGDLLLIAKNGAATLRIETGKVDFFPLAPDEKAEYDHSIVSDSQGNDYFFRMNSILRFSDQEGVQAYPKLEGFSEYKAIYVDQSDVLWAGTNGQGVRKFNLRAAFFGVNQYQHSFVRDLLSVCLNAPENQIAKIPFNLFVYNFRHTFDKDQNLWFSSGTTPLYKFDLKSQEIEIVPFPLTIKYSERSEKAISLATDPGGRIWAVYDSLVFFYEHGDWQRFKYPVRPAIESGIMQLVVDEQALWIATSGKGLYRVDRTIGKIQQFRYDKNKANTLSNDNIYCLFADPDDPELLWIGTFGGGLCRFDKRTGLVRRITSEDGLPNDVVYTAIPDRLGNIWAATNQGLAQVNKKTLKVRVYTREDGLLADEFNRFHSLRLPDGRIFLGGIEGITSFDPARSNVDEFRPKTLITAISINNEKLETDKFMNPVTALQSLELDYWKNFVTVEFAAMQFNRSDKMKYRYRLEGLENDWIETENPVTKYTDLRPGTYLLHLNASNTEGVWSDDIRTLEILISPPWWQSWWAYLLYALIASALIYGLLKMYINRLKLRQSFILNQKELELIDKESQQLRQLDEMKTRFFSNITHEFRTPLTLILAPAEQMLEEKRPAEDMTRLGLIDRNAHQLLGLVNQLLDLSKLESGTMKVTEAQSNLQDFVAQLVGAFQVTAEAKKIRLTFTATETANAYWFDHEKLERILNNLLSNALKFTPENGQVSVQLTGYSDGVMISVSDTGTGIPPEKLEHVFERFYQVDSETGYREGTGIGLAIVKELVEIQGGNVRVESGEENSGANFVIELPYRTAPLASGNSVSQPTLPHEYLSEQATENRHSEIKILLVEDHLELGDFVAKSLSKNYQCYRAGNGKEALTLMQDMMPDLVISDVMMPVMDGNTLCRKIKSDLLTSHIPVILLTAKNAVASKMEGLAGGADDYVTKPFHMPELEIRVGNMLERQRRFREMLQKQFTTQEKVEQSSASEVTDPFLTRLYNILDAQLDNTQFGVNELTLEIGMSNSSLNRKLKALTDLSPVELIRNYRLKKAAEYLANGTGVSEAAYLVGFDNLSYFAKCFRDLFQMSPRDFAAKV, encoded by the coding sequence GTGGATCATACCAATACTCAGCCGACCTCGTTGCCGATCCCGTTGAAAACAGCTCTTTACGTTCTTGCTTTTCTGGTTTCCACACTAACCATTTCCACATTGCCCGGGCAACCGGTTAACTTTCCCAAACCTGAAATTATTTCTGCTGAGCAAGGCCTTCCGCAGGGTTTTATCCCGGGGATTGTCCAGGACTCCCGCGGGCTGATCTGGATCGCCACCCGAAACGGCCTTTGCCGGTACGACGGCCAGCATATCAAAATATTCCGCGCAGGAAACGGTTCGCCGGGCGACGGTTCGCCGGGCGACGGTTCGCCGGGCGACGGTTCGCCGCGTGACGGATCGCCGGGCGACGCTTCGCCGGGCGACGGTTCGCCGCGTGACGGATCGCCGGGCGACGCTTCGCCGGACCACCAGACTTCCCTGAGTTCGCTCGGCCTGGAAAGCATTAAACTGGCGGACGATAAGAAGATATGGGTACTTTCAGATCAGGGCGATATTGACCTGTTTGACCCGATTTCAGAGACAGTCGTCAACTATTCTAAAAAGCCATTCTTTAAAAAAGCCTTTGGAAACCGCTTTATTAAAGCCTTCTATACAGACAGCCAGAACCGTTTATGGCTGGTATTTGACAAGCCAGGATTCGCCTGCATTGATGTAGAAACGAGCCGGATAAGATGGTACCACGACCGTGAAAATGAAACCGACTCGCTGAATACGATCAAAGTACGCGACCTTATTCAGCGTAAAAACGGAAGTGTATGGCTGGCTTCGAAAAACGGGATTTTCAGCATTGATAGAAAAACCGGAAACCTGATCAGGTATTCGTCGTCTGACGCTGATTTTGAAGACATTGAAAAATCGACATATACTTTAAAGGAGCGTCACAATGGTGATTTGCTGCTCATCGCAAAGAATGGTGCTGCGACACTAAGAATTGAAACGGGTAAGGTTGATTTTTTTCCGTTGGCGCCAGACGAAAAAGCGGAATATGACCACTCGATCGTTTCTGACAGCCAGGGTAACGATTACTTTTTTCGCATGAACTCGATCCTGCGTTTTAGTGATCAAGAAGGCGTGCAGGCGTATCCGAAGCTGGAAGGCTTTTCGGAATATAAAGCTATTTACGTGGATCAATCGGATGTGCTATGGGCCGGGACAAATGGACAGGGTGTACGCAAATTTAACCTGCGGGCTGCCTTTTTTGGTGTAAATCAATATCAACACTCTTTCGTCCGCGACCTCCTGTCCGTGTGTCTGAATGCGCCGGAAAACCAGATAGCAAAAATTCCCTTTAATCTTTTCGTTTACAACTTCCGGCATACCTTCGACAAAGACCAAAATCTCTGGTTCAGCAGCGGCACGACCCCACTTTACAAATTCGATTTAAAGAGCCAAGAAATCGAAATCGTCCCTTTCCCGCTTACCATTAAATATAGCGAGCGCTCGGAAAAGGCGATCAGCCTCGCTACCGACCCGGGGGGACGTATCTGGGCTGTATATGATTCACTGGTGTTTTTTTATGAGCATGGAGACTGGCAGCGTTTCAAATATCCCGTCCGGCCGGCCATTGAGTCGGGCATTATGCAGCTCGTAGTCGATGAACAGGCATTATGGATCGCCACAAGTGGAAAAGGTCTCTACCGGGTGGACCGGACAATCGGCAAAATCCAACAATTTCGCTATGATAAAAACAAAGCGAACACGCTGAGCAATGACAATATCTACTGCCTGTTTGCAGATCCCGATGATCCTGAATTGTTATGGATCGGTACATTTGGCGGCGGCTTATGCCGGTTTGACAAACGTACGGGCCTTGTCAGGCGGATCACCAGTGAGGACGGTTTGCCCAACGATGTAGTATATACGGCCATTCCTGATAGGTTAGGGAATATTTGGGCGGCAACCAATCAGGGACTGGCGCAGGTAAACAAAAAGACACTCAAAGTCCGCGTTTACACGCGGGAAGACGGGCTGCTAGCCGATGAATTTAACCGTTTTCATTCATTACGACTTCCCGACGGACGTATCTTTCTCGGCGGAATTGAAGGCATTACGAGCTTCGATCCTGCCAGATCCAATGTCGATGAATTCCGCCCAAAAACCCTGATTACAGCGATTTCGATTAATAATGAGAAGCTCGAAACGGATAAGTTCATGAACCCGGTGACCGCGCTGCAATCATTGGAATTAGACTATTGGAAAAATTTCGTGACGGTCGAATTTGCGGCCATGCAGTTTAACCGCAGTGACAAAATGAAGTACCGGTACCGGTTGGAAGGTTTGGAAAATGACTGGATCGAGACGGAAAACCCGGTCACAAAATACACCGACCTCCGGCCTGGCACCTACTTATTACACCTGAATGCATCCAATACCGAGGGCGTGTGGAGCGATGATATACGGACACTGGAAATCCTGATCAGCCCGCCCTGGTGGCAAAGCTGGTGGGCGTATTTACTGTATGCATTGATCGCTTCTGCATTGATTTACGGGTTGTTGAAAATGTATATAAACCGACTGAAACTGCGTCAATCGTTTATTTTGAACCAAAAAGAATTGGAACTCATCGATAAAGAATCGCAGCAGCTGCGTCAACTCGATGAGATGAAGACACGCTTTTTCTCAAACATTACCCACGAATTCCGCACGCCGCTAACCCTCATACTAGCGCCCGCAGAACAAATGCTGGAAGAAAAACGCCCCGCCGAAGACATGACCCGCCTTGGCCTGATCGACCGGAATGCGCACCAGCTGCTGGGACTGGTGAACCAGCTCTTGGATCTCTCGAAGCTGGAATCGGGTACCATGAAAGTGACCGAGGCGCAGAGTAATCTCCAAGATTTTGTAGCGCAATTGGTTGGTGCATTTCAGGTTACGGCAGAAGCAAAAAAGATCCGGCTGACATTCACTGCAACCGAAACGGCAAATGCGTATTGGTTCGATCATGAAAAACTCGAAAGGATCTTGAACAATCTGCTCTCCAATGCATTGAAATTCACTCCGGAAAATGGACAGGTCTCCGTGCAGCTTACGGGATATTCAGATGGCGTTATGATCAGCGTCAGCGATACCGGAACCGGCATTCCACCGGAAAAGCTGGAACATGTCTTCGAACGTTTTTATCAGGTTGATTCAGAAACAGGTTATCGTGAAGGCACGGGAATCGGGCTGGCGATCGTGAAAGAGTTGGTCGAAATTCAGGGTGGAAATGTGCGCGTAGAGAGCGGGGAAGAAAATTCCGGCGCAAATTTCGTGATAGAGTTACCCTATCGCACAGCTCCACTGGCGAGCGGGAATTCAGTGTCACAACCCACACTTCCGCACGAATATCTGAGTGAACAAGCAACTGAAAACCGGCATTCAGAAATCAAGATCCTGCTTGTCGAAGACCATCTTGAATTGGGCGATTTTGTGGCAAAAAGTCTATCCAAAAACTACCAGTGTTACCGGGCCGGGAATGGCAAGGAAGCGCTGACTTTAATGCAGGATATGATGCCCGATCTGGTAATCAGCGATGTCATGATGCCCGTGATGGACGGTAACACCCTCTGCCGGAAAATCAAATCGGACCTGCTGACAAGCCACATCCCGGTGATCCTGCTGACTGCAAAAAATGCGGTAGCAAGTAAAATGGAAGGCCTGGCCGGCGGCGCAGATGATTATGTGACGAAACCGTTCCACATGCCCGAGCTGGAAATCAGGGTGGGAAATATGCTGGAAAGGCAGCGACGATTCCGGGAAATGCTTCAAAAGCAGTTTACTACCCAGGAAAAAGTTGAGCAAAGCAGTGCCAGCGAAGTTACCGATCCGTTCCTTACACGGTTGTACAACATTCTCGACGCGCAACTTGATAACACGCAATTCGGCGTGAACGAACTGACCCTGGAAATTGGCATGAGTAACAGCAGTCTGAACCGGAAACTGAAAGCATTAACGGACCTTTCGCCAGTGGAGCTGATCCGTAATTACCGTTTGAAAAAAGCGGCAGAATACCTGGCTAACGGTACCGGCGTATCCGAGGCGGCTTATCTGGTCGGTTTCGATAACCTCTCCTATTTCGCCAAATGCTTCCGCGACCTCTTCCAAATGTCACCCCGCGATTTCGCAGCGAAAGTCTGA